The genomic region TAATATAGAACAACAAATTCCTggtatttatttcaatttctttatttgtatttgtttcacACTTAAAAAATTAGGTTATTTTTTAAGAACAAAATTTAGTGAATTGAAATCTCATTGTATTCTTTTCTTCAATACTTTCATATTGATCTCAATGTTGTAGTTATTTTTAGTGGTAGTTTTACGAAATATTAAACTCACaactaaatatattaaatattaaagacaAAATTTTTAACTAATCGTATTATAATGTGGTCTATTTATTAGAACAAATTGAGCATGAAAGCGCGAATTCAAGGGTTTTGTCAGATATCACAAATCATGATGACCAAACTTATACTAGAATGCGTACTCATATGGGACAGTTAGCACATTCAAATAGGTCACAAATATATTATGGGATGCTCTCAATTCCTCCCCACAATGGTGAGCTTAGTATATAATTTTATCTGTATATAGATATGTGATTAGTTACAAAGAAAATTCTTATACTGAATGTTGGATATTCATGTAAAAATATCAGAAGAAGAACATGCAAATAGAAGCAATTGTCATGTGCGCCAaaccagaggaagaagaaaccaCAATTGTGCTAGAAATTATAATGAGAATCGGGGTATCCTAGGTTGCCAATTATCTGCTCCAACCACATGTCCGTACTGCTATGCACAATTGTTTGCTCGAGAAACTTTGAACATGTGTTGCTTGAAAGGAAGAATTGTTTTACCCCCAATACAATCCCCACCAGAAATGGTTGCTCTTTTCTCTGACCAAACAAATGAAAGAATTAATATTGGTGGTCGTGGGATTTACACATTTCGTGCTCAAGGTGCATTATATCATAAGATTGGTGGACTTTTACCAAATGAAGGGAACAGACCGCGATTTTTACAAGCTTATATATATGACACTGAGCATGAAGTTGAAAACCGAATGTGTGAAAGTGAAGTTTTAGATAGACGTGTGGTTGAAAAGATACAACATATGTTGAACAACCATAATCCTTTTGTTCATACATTGCGAAGCCTCGGACAACGCCAAGATTTGCCGAATTGCAAGTTGATCCTAAAAGAGCAACCAATAGATCGGCGTCAGTATACTCTACCATCAGCATCACAAGTTGCGGCAATTATAATAGATGGAGATAATGCCACAATTGCAAATGGAAGGGATATCGTGGTGGAGACAATTAGTGGAAGACTTTCTCACGTTCGAGACTTTGTTGGATTTTATGATCCCTTACAATATCCACTATTGCTGCCTTACGGTACATATGGATGGGATGTTAACAGTCGTGATGATGGTGGAAGAGCAATAACATGTTGCGACTATTATGCTTATATGTTACAGGTTTGTACTGATAACATAATTTACTTCCCGGTATATATAGATGAATGATGATTCCTATATTAAAAGCAATATATGAAATTTGCTTTTGTAGATACGCCATAATGGATCATCACTTTTGCTTCGAGGTGGACGTCTCTTGCAACAATATACTGTAGATAACTACATTAAAATTGAATCACAAAAACTTAGATGGTTGCGTTCTAATCAAGCCACAGTTAGAGCGGATCTCTACAAAGGACTTGAAGACTCTCTAAATGCAGGTCAACACAATGCAGGTATATATATCGTTTCAGTCATCGTTATTTAGAAATATAACTTTGTTTAAAGTGTGTACAATATATATAgctaattgaaaataaaatattattaggtAGCATCGGGCGTAGAATTATTTTACCATCATCATTTGTTGGAAGCCCACGTGACATGTACCAACGATATCAAGACGCAATGACTTTGGTTCAAAGATTCGGAAAGCCAGATCTTTTTATTACCATGACATGTAACCCAAGTTGGGAAGAAATCAAAAGCGAATTACTCACTGGACAAACTCCACAAGATCGCCCTGACTTACTCACTAGAGTATTTCGTGCAAAACTTGAGCAACTAAAAGAAGACATCATTGAAAAGGGGGTATTGGGCAGTGTTGTTGCTTACGCATACGTTATTGAGTTTCAGAAACGTGGTCTTCCACATGTGCATATGCTGGTTGTGTTAGATGAAAATGATAAGATCAATAACCCAGATGAGTATGACCGAATTGTTAGAGCTGAAATACCAAATGAAGATGTAGAGCCTCAACTTTATAATGTGGTGTTAAAGCATATGATTCATGGCCCGTGTGGGATTTAGAATCCTCTATCTCCATGTATGAAAATGGGGAGTTGTAAGAGAAAGTTTCCCAAACCATTTGCACCAGTCACCGTTCAAGGGAATGATTCGTATCCAATTTATCAAAGGCGAGGAAATCGATTGCCCGTCTCACGTAATCGACAAGGAAACATAATGGTTGATAATAGTTGGGTCATTCCATATAATCCATGGTTGCTGTTAAGGTATGATTGTCACATCAATGTCGAAATTTGTGCAAGCATAAAAAGTGTCAAGTACTTATATAAGTATGTTTACAAAGGCCCAAGGCCCAGACAGAGTGACAGTTGAAGTGCAATCAGACCCTCAATACGATGAAATAAAGCAGTTTCAGGATGCAAGATGGGTTTGCGCACCAGAGGCATTATGGAAAATATTCAAGTTCATTATTAATCGAATTTATCCATCTGTTGAGCGAATGCAAATACATCTTCCTAATATGCACCAAGTTCAGTTTCATGCCGATGAAAGCATAACAAATATTCTACATGATGAGAGTACAAGAAAGACAATGTTGACTGAATTTTTTACACTTAATCATGTGGATGCAGAAGCGCGACATTATTTATACATGGAGATACCATCACATTACAGATGGATTCAAGCTCAAAGAAAGTGGTCTAAAAGAAAGAATCGTAACAAGGTTATTAGGCGAATATATGCAGTTTCACCTGCTGAAGGCGAAAAATTTTACCTTCGGATTCTTCTTAATCATGTTAGAGGACCAACATCCTTCACAAACTTGAGAACAGTTAATGGGGTTTTGCATCCAACATTTAAGCAGGCAGCAGAACAACGAGATTTGTTAGAAAGAGATGACAGTATTCGACAATGTTTGTTAGAGGCCTCCACAATTCAGATGCCGTCGGCTTTAAGAAGATTATTCGTCACCATATTAGTATATTGTGCACCAATTGGTGTTCGA from Pyrus communis chromosome 9, drPyrComm1.1, whole genome shotgun sequence harbors:
- the LOC137744521 gene encoding uncharacterized protein, whose amino-acid sequence is MVALFSDQTNERINIGGRGIYTFRAQGALYHKIGGLLPNEGNRPRFLQAYIYDTEHEVENRMCESEVLDRRVVEKIQHMLNNHNPFVHTLRSLGQRQDLPNCKLILKEQPIDRRQYTLPSASQVAAIIIDGDNATIANGRDIVVETISGRLSHVRDFVGFYDPLQYPLLLPYGTYGWDVNSRDDGGRAITCCDYYAYMLQIRHNGSSLLLRGGRLLQQYTVDNYIKIESQKLRWLRSNQATVRADLYKGLEDSLNAGQHNAGSIGRRIILPSSFVGSPRDMYQRYQDAMTLVQRFGKPDLFITMTCNPSWEEIKSELLTGQTPQDRPDLLTRVFRAKLEQLKEDIIEKGVLGSVVAYAYVIEFQKRGLPHVHMLVVLDENDKINNPDEYDRIVRAEIPNEDVEPQLYNVVLKHMIHGPCGI